The following coding sequences lie in one Acidobacteriota bacterium genomic window:
- the lexA gene encoding transcriptional repressor LexA: MLPLTKRQREVLDYLNDFIQQHGYAPSLEEIGRRFGLSSLATVHKHLTNLQDKGFIKRAWNRSRSVELTQTRTGGRAVELPMLGYVAAGAPIEAVAGTETIAVPEDLVGRRDTYVLRVRGDSMIDEQIRDGDFVIVEDRRTAENGEMVIALLGGADVTLKKFYRDGARVRLQPANPAMQPILVDAGQVQIQGVVVGVMRKY; the protein is encoded by the coding sequence GTGCTCCCTTTGACCAAGCGGCAACGCGAAGTCCTCGACTACCTGAACGACTTCATCCAGCAGCACGGCTACGCGCCCAGCCTCGAGGAGATCGGACGGCGCTTCGGGCTTTCCTCGCTCGCCACGGTGCACAAGCACCTCACCAACCTCCAGGACAAAGGGTTCATCAAGCGGGCGTGGAACCGCAGCCGATCGGTCGAGCTGACGCAGACGCGCACGGGCGGGCGGGCGGTCGAACTCCCGATGCTCGGCTACGTCGCGGCGGGCGCCCCGATTGAGGCCGTTGCCGGCACCGAGACGATTGCCGTGCCGGAAGACCTCGTCGGGCGCCGTGACACCTACGTGCTCCGCGTCCGCGGCGACTCGATGATCGACGAGCAGATCCGCGACGGCGATTTCGTCATCGTCGAAGATCGCCGCACGGCGGAGAACGGCGAGATGGTCATCGCGCTGCTGGGCGGCGCGGACGTGACGCTGAAGAAGTTCTACCGCGACGGAGCGCGCGTGCGGCTGCAACCGGCCAACCCGGCGATGCAGCCGATCCTGGTGGACGCGGGCCAGGTGCAGATCCAGGGCGTGGTCGTCGGGGTTATGAGAAAGTATTAG
- a CDS encoding N-acetylmuramoyl-L-alanine amidase, which yields MAPGLPTTNATGSYSLARQLGLGVARVVVDPGHGGHDPGAIAHRVTEAQLVLDVALRLEKLLLKQRGGDVVLTRRADVFVPLEERTALANRSGADLFLSIHANASENTSARGVETYYLNFASNPEAEAVAARENSASGRTLHALPEILRAIALNDKLDESRDFAELVQQSMARRLKAHNSHLKSLGVKRAPFVVLIGAGMPSVLAEISFVTNKQEAALLRTGAYRQRIAEALFDAVTRYQRSLKKVTAIADSASR from the coding sequence GTGGCGCCCGGCTTGCCGACCACAAACGCCACCGGCAGCTACTCGCTCGCGCGGCAGCTCGGGCTGGGCGTGGCGCGGGTGGTGGTCGATCCAGGACACGGCGGGCACGATCCCGGCGCGATCGCCCATCGCGTCACCGAGGCACAACTCGTCCTCGACGTCGCGCTCAGACTCGAGAAACTGCTCCTGAAGCAGCGCGGCGGCGACGTCGTCTTGACGCGGCGGGCCGACGTGTTCGTGCCGCTCGAAGAGCGGACCGCACTCGCCAACCGATCCGGTGCGGACCTGTTTCTGTCGATTCACGCGAATGCGAGCGAAAACACGTCCGCGCGCGGCGTCGAGACCTATTACCTGAATTTTGCCTCCAATCCCGAGGCGGAAGCCGTGGCGGCGCGCGAGAACTCCGCGTCGGGCCGGACACTGCACGCGCTGCCCGAGATTCTCAGAGCGATCGCGCTCAACGACAAGCTGGATGAATCACGCGACTTCGCGGAGCTCGTGCAGCAGTCGATGGCCCGCCGCCTGAAGGCGCACAACTCCCATCTGAAGAGCCTTGGCGTGAAGCGCGCCCCGTTCGTGGTGCTGATCGGAGCCGGCATGCCCAGCGTGCTGGCGGAAATCTCGTTCGTCACCAACAAGCAGGAGGCCGCGCTGCTGCGGACCGGCGCCTACCGGCAGCGTATCGCCGAAGCCCTTTTCGATGCCGTCACGCGGTACCAGCGATCGCTGAAGAAAGTCACGGCCATTGCGGACTCCGCCTCCAGATAG
- the nth gene encoding endonuclease III, with translation MAKRPRPLTRSPRARAVPPKPAEVTKRVVSRLDGQHPNADTELRYGNAFELLVATILSAQSTDARVNLVTPALFTRYPDAAALAQASPEELEPQIVSTGFFRMKARALVGMARALAERHGGRVPPRMEDLVELPGVGRKTANVVLGHALGVPGLPVDRHVLRVANRVGIARSDDPGIVERQLCAAVPRRLWTKTSDLLILHGRRICRPRPLCDRCSVRNDCDFYRKLFHASPRVRKAR, from the coding sequence ATGGCCAAAAGGCCCCGTCCACTAACCCGTTCACCCAGAGCCCGAGCCGTTCCGCCGAAGCCAGCCGAGGTGACGAAACGCGTCGTCTCGAGGCTCGATGGTCAACATCCGAACGCGGACACCGAGCTGCGATACGGCAACGCGTTCGAGCTGCTCGTGGCCACCATCCTGTCGGCGCAGAGCACGGACGCTCGCGTGAACCTGGTCACGCCGGCGCTGTTCACGCGCTATCCGGACGCGGCGGCGCTGGCGCAGGCCTCTCCCGAGGAGCTCGAGCCGCAGATCGTCTCCACCGGCTTTTTCCGCATGAAGGCGCGGGCGCTCGTCGGGATGGCGCGGGCGCTGGCGGAACGCCACGGGGGCCGGGTGCCGCCGCGGATGGAGGATCTCGTGGAGCTGCCGGGCGTCGGCCGAAAGACCGCGAACGTGGTCCTGGGCCACGCGCTCGGCGTCCCCGGCCTCCCGGTCGACCGTCACGTCCTGAGGGTCGCCAATCGCGTCGGCATCGCACGGTCCGACGACCCCGGGATCGTCGAGCGGCAGCTCTGCGCGGCGGTGCCGCGCCGGTTGTGGACGAAGACATCCGACCTCCTGATCCTGCACGGCCGGCGCATCTGCCGGCCGCGGCCGCTTTGCGATCGGTGCTCGGTGCGCAACGACTGCGACTTCTACCGGAAGCTGTTCCATGCATCGCCGCGAGTTCGAAAAGCTCGTTGA
- the rsmA gene encoding ribosomal RNA small subunit methyltransferase A, whose protein sequence is MRPRRRFGQHFLAPEWAQKVVDAIAPAADQTFLEIGPGRGALTAPLASRARRVIAIEIDRDLAAGLQRAAPPNVTIVTGDFLEMDLDALVREWAPSEGLRIAGNLPYNVSSPILFRLLAVHRATRLLGDATVMLQREVVERLAARPGTSEYGVLTVLARLHADVETLLSLPPGAFRPAPNVWSAVARLSFTAPKVTVDAALFERFVKGLFSQRRKKVSNALKPLCKDPASAAPFLSAAGIDPGRRPETLDLPELAALAELLGSGAGRAVL, encoded by the coding sequence ATGCGGCCGCGGAGACGATTCGGCCAGCATTTCCTCGCGCCGGAATGGGCGCAAAAGGTCGTGGACGCCATCGCGCCGGCGGCGGACCAGACGTTCCTTGAAATCGGGCCGGGACGGGGCGCGCTGACGGCGCCGCTTGCCTCGCGCGCCCGCCGCGTCATCGCCATCGAGATCGACCGGGATCTCGCGGCCGGCCTGCAACGGGCGGCGCCGCCCAACGTGACGATCGTGACGGGCGACTTCCTGGAGATGGACCTTGACGCGCTGGTACGGGAGTGGGCCCCGTCGGAAGGCCTGCGCATCGCGGGCAACCTTCCGTACAATGTCTCCTCCCCCATCCTGTTCCGGCTCCTGGCGGTGCACCGGGCGACGCGCCTGCTGGGGGACGCGACCGTGATGCTGCAGCGCGAGGTCGTCGAGCGCCTGGCGGCGAGGCCCGGGACCTCCGAGTACGGCGTGCTCACGGTCCTGGCTCGGCTGCACGCCGACGTGGAGACGCTTCTGAGCCTGCCGCCGGGCGCGTTTCGCCCCGCCCCGAACGTGTGGTCGGCGGTGGCCCGCCTGTCGTTCACGGCCCCCAAGGTGACGGTCGACGCCGCGCTCTTCGAACGGTTCGTGAAGGGCCTGTTCTCACAGCGCCGGAAAAAGGTGAGCAACGCCCTGAAGCCGCTCTGCAAGGATCCGGCATCGGCTGCCCCCTTCCTCTCGGCTGCCGGCATCGATCCGGGCCGCCGGCCGGAGACGCTCGACCTGCCGGAACTTGCAGCGTTGGCGGAACTTCTGGGTTCCGGCGCGGGCCGAGCTGTGCTATAG
- a CDS encoding DNA translocase FtsK, translating to MSEIIGVVLFACALVWLVALASYTPSDPVWFFNTGSDVQPANLAGRVGAFLAELAFQMLGYSAYLIPAVIGAVGWQYFWCRAFDAPYTKAIGAALLVSCSSSFLALAFGNLEVGGRPFRAGGYLGEWLASWLAEYLNRTGSIILILTLLLLAIILSTQFSFGRAFSAIAALVGERWAMVAASWAERREEKRREKQRQEIIRRQAQKAGARAQAASARLTPATAAPAPARAGDDLDETFEEEEDEEDARPAGPAPRPAPQSRLTPAINKKGPVPVPAALPLPEPERAAPAERRKNGYTLPPLSLLDAPKGERKIDERELMDGARLLEEKCREFAVEGAVVQIHPGPVVTTYEFKPDAGVKYNKITGLADDLCLAMQAESVLIDRIPGKSTVGIQIPNPNRDQISLRELLESDVYRRSSSKLTIALGKTIHGEPFASDLATMPHLLIAGSTGAGKSVCVNSMLTSILYRATPDDVRLIMVDPKRLELGMYEDIPHLLTPVVVDPKQAANALRWAVREMEERYKTLASQGVRNIEQFNRNIRGAQAESREPLTDKEGRPLKPLPFIIVVIDELADLMMVAGNEVEESICRLAQMARAVGIHLILATQRPSVDVITGLIKANLPARISFRVSSKIDSRTILDANGAEQLLGKGDMLYLPPASSRFIRLHGPYISEQESARLASFLRKQGRPEYDQTITADERGTGEALEFEKDDLYDEAARIVVSSQQPSISYLQRRLRIGFSRAARLVDMMEAEGLVSPPSNGKREVLVKKDYFEEVDAQLR from the coding sequence CTGAGCGAGATCATCGGCGTGGTGCTGTTCGCCTGCGCGCTGGTGTGGCTGGTGGCGCTGGCGAGCTACACGCCGTCGGACCCGGTGTGGTTCTTCAACACCGGCTCTGACGTGCAACCGGCGAACCTGGCCGGGCGGGTCGGCGCGTTTCTCGCCGAGCTGGCGTTCCAGATGCTCGGCTATTCCGCGTATCTCATCCCCGCCGTGATCGGCGCTGTCGGCTGGCAGTACTTCTGGTGCCGGGCGTTCGACGCGCCGTACACCAAGGCCATCGGCGCGGCGCTGCTGGTGTCCTGTTCCTCGTCGTTCCTGGCGCTGGCCTTCGGCAACCTCGAGGTCGGCGGCCGCCCCTTCCGCGCGGGCGGCTACCTCGGCGAGTGGCTGGCCTCCTGGCTGGCGGAGTACCTGAATCGGACCGGCTCGATCATCCTGATCCTGACACTGCTCCTCCTGGCGATCATCCTGTCCACGCAGTTCTCCTTCGGCCGCGCGTTCTCGGCGATCGCGGCGCTCGTCGGCGAGCGGTGGGCCATGGTCGCCGCGTCGTGGGCCGAGCGGCGCGAGGAGAAGCGGCGCGAGAAACAGCGGCAGGAGATTATCCGCAGGCAGGCCCAGAAGGCGGGCGCCAGAGCACAGGCCGCCTCCGCCAGGCTCACCCCCGCCACCGCCGCACCCGCGCCGGCCCGGGCCGGGGACGACCTGGACGAGACGTTCGAGGAGGAGGAGGACGAGGAGGACGCGAGGCCGGCCGGCCCGGCACCTCGCCCCGCTCCGCAATCGAGGCTCACGCCCGCCATCAACAAGAAGGGCCCTGTTCCAGTACCGGCGGCGCTGCCCCTCCCGGAACCGGAGCGCGCCGCGCCGGCCGAGCGCCGCAAGAACGGCTACACGCTGCCCCCGCTCTCGCTGCTTGACGCCCCGAAGGGGGAGCGCAAGATCGACGAGCGTGAACTGATGGACGGCGCGCGGCTGCTCGAGGAGAAGTGCCGCGAGTTTGCGGTGGAAGGCGCCGTCGTCCAGATCCATCCGGGGCCGGTGGTGACGACCTACGAGTTCAAGCCGGACGCGGGGGTCAAGTACAACAAGATCACCGGCCTTGCCGACGACCTCTGCCTGGCGATGCAGGCCGAGTCCGTGCTCATCGATCGCATCCCCGGCAAGTCCACGGTGGGCATTCAGATCCCCAACCCGAATCGCGACCAGATCTCGCTCCGCGAGCTGCTCGAATCGGATGTCTACCGTCGATCGAGCTCCAAGCTCACCATCGCCCTGGGCAAGACCATCCACGGCGAGCCGTTCGCGAGTGATCTGGCGACCATGCCGCACCTGCTGATCGCCGGGTCCACCGGCGCCGGCAAATCCGTCTGCGTCAACTCGATGCTCACGAGCATCCTCTATCGCGCGACGCCCGACGACGTGCGCCTCATCATGGTGGATCCGAAACGGTTGGAACTCGGGATGTACGAGGACATCCCCCACCTGCTGACGCCGGTCGTCGTCGATCCGAAGCAGGCCGCGAACGCGCTGCGCTGGGCGGTCCGCGAGATGGAGGAGCGCTACAAGACGCTGGCCTCGCAGGGGGTTCGCAACATCGAGCAGTTCAACCGGAACATCAGGGGAGCGCAGGCCGAGAGTAGGGAACCGCTGACCGACAAGGAAGGGCGGCCGCTCAAGCCGCTGCCGTTCATCATCGTGGTGATCGACGAGCTGGCGGACCTGATGATGGTTGCAGGCAACGAGGTCGAGGAGTCGATCTGCCGGCTCGCGCAGATGGCGCGCGCCGTCGGCATCCATCTGATCCTGGCGACGCAGCGGCCGTCGGTGGACGTCATCACCGGCCTCATCAAGGCGAACCTGCCCGCGCGCATCTCGTTCCGCGTCTCGTCAAAGATCGACTCGCGGACGATTCTCGACGCCAACGGCGCGGAGCAGCTGCTCGGCAAGGGGGACATGCTCTACCTGCCGCCCGCCTCGTCTCGATTCATCCGGCTGCACGGTCCGTACATCTCGGAACAGGAGAGCGCGCGGCTGGCCAGCTTCCTCCGGAAACAGGGGCGGCCCGAATACGACCAGACGATCACCGCGGACGAGAGAGGCACGGGCGAGGCGCTGGAGTTCGAGAAGGACGATCTCTACGACGAGGCCGCGCGCATCGTCGTCTCGAGCCAGCAGCCGTCGATCTCGTACCTCCAGCGGCGGCTCCGGATCGGGTTCAGCCGCGCCGCGCGCCTCGTGGACATGATGGAGGCCGAGGGGCTCGTGTCGCCGCCCAGCAACGGCAAGCGCGAAGTACTGGTGAAGAAGGATTACTTCGAAGAGGTCGATGCGCAGCTTCGGTAG
- a CDS encoding acetyl-CoA C-acyltransferase — protein TAGNASGINDGAAALVVASENGLKKLSARPLARVVSYATTGVDPAIMGMGPVDAIRKALERANLKAADLDLIELNEAFAAQSLAVVRELGLDASRINVNGGAIALGHPIGASGARILTTLVYAMQDRGARYGAASLCVGGGMGTAMIVEGV, from the coding sequence ACGGCGGGCAATGCCTCCGGCATCAACGACGGCGCGGCGGCGCTCGTCGTCGCCTCCGAGAATGGGTTGAAGAAGCTTTCTGCCAGGCCACTCGCGCGGGTCGTCAGCTACGCCACGACCGGCGTGGATCCCGCGATCATGGGCATGGGGCCGGTCGATGCCATCCGCAAGGCGCTCGAGCGCGCGAACCTCAAGGCCGCCGACCTCGATCTGATCGAGTTGAACGAGGCGTTTGCCGCGCAATCGCTCGCCGTTGTTCGCGAGCTTGGGCTCGACGCCTCCCGCATCAACGTCAACGGCGGCGCGATTGCGCTCGGCCATCCAATCGGGGCAAGCGGCGCGCGGATTCTGACGACCCTGGTCTACGCAATGCAGGACCGCGGCGCCAGGTACGGCGCGGCGTCGCTGTGCGTTGGAGGTGGGATGGGCACGGCGATGATCGTCGAAGGGGTGTGA
- a CDS encoding M67 family metallopeptidase has translation MSAEVRIAGAAWDAIVRHAAESWPEECCGLLIGDGAAIVEARPARNVATDPQRRFRIDPADHFSALRSARRSGWRVCGAYHSHPESAPTPSETDLAEAFDDEEFVHVIVRPGARPALADAEVAAYRFSGKNVVPARLVRVP, from the coding sequence GTGAGCGCGGAGGTCCGGATCGCCGGCGCCGCGTGGGATGCGATCGTGCGGCACGCCGCCGAGTCGTGGCCCGAGGAGTGCTGCGGGCTGCTCATTGGCGATGGCGCCGCGATCGTGGAGGCGCGCCCCGCCCGAAATGTCGCAACCGACCCGCAGCGCCGATTCCGAATCGATCCGGCCGATCATTTCAGCGCGCTCAGAAGCGCGCGCCGCAGCGGTTGGCGCGTGTGCGGCGCCTATCATTCGCACCCGGAGAGCGCGCCGACCCCGTCGGAAACCGACCTCGCCGAGGCGTTCGATGACGAGGAGTTCGTGCACGTCATCGTTCGGCCGGGTGCGCGCCCGGCGCTGGCGGACGCGGAGGTCGCCGCCTATCGTTTCAGCGGGAAGAACGTTGTTCCGGCACGCCTGGTCAGGGTGCCGTGA
- a CDS encoding DUF3467 domain-containing protein, giving the protein MTEERKQINFTIAPEEGDDSPRIYANFCAIAHTPFDFTLTFCEVLPLSEKDIRQAETDNVVRAPVRARIVLPLQLMPTLVNALQEHMRVYSESANSGWPKGPVH; this is encoded by the coding sequence ATGACTGAGGAACGCAAGCAGATCAATTTCACCATCGCGCCTGAAGAGGGTGACGACAGCCCGCGAATCTACGCGAACTTCTGCGCGATTGCCCACACGCCGTTCGATTTCACGCTGACGTTCTGCGAGGTCCTGCCGCTCTCGGAGAAGGACATCCGCCAGGCGGAGACCGACAACGTCGTGCGCGCACCGGTGCGCGCGCGCATCGTGCTGCCGCTGCAGCTGATGCCGACGCTCGTGAACGCGCTGCAGGAGCACATGCGGGTGTATTCTGAGTCGGCAAATTCCGGATGGCCAAAAGGCCCCGTCCACTAA
- a CDS encoding leucyl aminopeptidase, which yields MPVDVSSTVECSIAPAGDVPTDVLVLPVFEADEVSELAGVETEDGEIARVLNAREFTGRLYDVYYVPLAGARARRAALVGAGRRASWTVDRLRRVAAAAALSLRRRRIERAAIVVRGVDPYEGAQAAVEGITTAEFNGALYKTSEPEGAPAREIRIVATGADATRLARAVEHGRVVGESCNISRALCNEPGNVLTPTVFAERAARIAMEAGLRVEVLDEARIAELKMGLLLGVARGSAEPPRIIVLRHEPAGAPEGPVLGLVGKGVTFDTGGISIKPADGMERMKDDMAGGAAVLTAMRAISILRGPIRVVGVIPSAENMPGGRAVKPGDVLTSASGKTVEVNNTDAEGRLLLGDGLWLAQQLGATHLVDVATLTGACTVALGKLASGVFGTPDAWLQHVRATAERAGDRCWPLPLHEEYFDQLRSEIADMVNSGGRPAGAITAAMFLREFTGGLPWAHLDIAGTAWADEAKPYQPKGATGAGVRALTALAFSAFPV from the coding sequence ATGCCCGTAGACGTTTCGTCCACCGTTGAATGTTCGATCGCTCCCGCGGGCGACGTCCCAACCGATGTTCTCGTCCTGCCCGTGTTCGAAGCCGACGAGGTGAGCGAGCTTGCGGGTGTCGAAACCGAGGACGGGGAAATCGCGCGCGTTCTGAACGCCCGCGAGTTCACGGGCCGTCTCTATGACGTCTACTACGTCCCCTTGGCCGGGGCCCGGGCGCGACGCGCTGCGCTCGTCGGTGCGGGGCGGCGCGCCAGTTGGACTGTCGATCGGCTTCGGCGCGTGGCCGCCGCCGCGGCGCTGAGCCTGCGGCGGCGGCGGATTGAACGGGCCGCCATCGTCGTGCGAGGCGTGGACCCTTACGAGGGGGCGCAAGCCGCCGTCGAAGGGATCACGACGGCCGAGTTCAACGGCGCGCTTTACAAGACATCCGAGCCCGAGGGGGCGCCGGCGCGAGAGATCCGGATCGTCGCGACGGGTGCCGATGCCACGAGACTCGCCCGCGCCGTCGAACACGGACGCGTCGTCGGCGAGAGCTGCAACATCTCCCGCGCACTGTGCAACGAACCCGGCAACGTCCTGACCCCCACCGTCTTCGCCGAACGTGCCGCCCGAATCGCGATGGAGGCGGGGCTTCGCGTCGAAGTCCTGGACGAAGCCCGGATCGCCGAGCTGAAGATGGGACTGCTGCTCGGCGTGGCGCGCGGCAGCGCGGAGCCGCCTCGCATCATCGTCCTGCGACATGAGCCGGCCGGTGCTCCCGAGGGTCCCGTCCTCGGGTTGGTGGGCAAGGGGGTGACGTTCGACACCGGCGGCATCTCGATCAAACCCGCCGATGGAATGGAACGCATGAAGGACGACATGGCCGGAGGCGCCGCCGTCCTGACGGCCATGCGCGCGATCTCGATCCTGCGCGGCCCCATTCGCGTCGTGGGCGTGATCCCGTCCGCCGAGAACATGCCCGGTGGACGGGCCGTGAAGCCGGGAGACGTGCTGACCAGCGCAAGCGGCAAGACCGTCGAGGTCAACAACACGGACGCGGAAGGGCGGCTCCTTCTCGGTGACGGCCTCTGGCTCGCGCAGCAGCTCGGCGCCACGCACCTCGTGGACGTGGCCACGCTCACCGGCGCCTGCACGGTGGCGCTCGGGAAGCTCGCGAGCGGCGTGTTCGGGACGCCCGATGCGTGGCTGCAGCACGTCCGGGCCACGGCCGAGCGCGCCGGCGACAGGTGCTGGCCGCTGCCGCTGCACGAGGAATACTTCGATCAGCTGCGGAGCGAGATTGCCGACATGGTGAACTCCGGCGGGCGGCCGGCCGGCGCGATCACGGCGGCGATGTTTCTGAGGGAATTCACCGGCGGGCTGCCATGGGCTCACCTGGATATCGCCGGCACCGCGTGGGCCGACGAAGCCAAACCGTATCAGCCCAAGGGGGCGACCGGCGCGGGTGTGCGAGCCCTCACGGCGCTCGCCTTCAGCGCTTTTCCTGTGTAG
- a CDS encoding metallopeptidase family protein produces MHRREFEKLVEAALATIPQNFRDAIANMAIVVEDEPSRELLDEMDMAGDETLLGLYQGTPLPESASSHGNTLPDVVTLFQGPIEDEADGDPEQIVFEIGETLIHELGHYFGLSEDEIEEIEERYWRGEG; encoded by the coding sequence ATGCATCGCCGCGAGTTCGAAAAGCTCGTTGAAGCGGCGCTCGCGACCATCCCGCAGAATTTCAGGGACGCGATCGCGAACATGGCCATCGTGGTCGAGGACGAACCCTCGCGGGAGCTGCTCGACGAGATGGACATGGCGGGGGACGAAACGCTCCTTGGCCTTTATCAGGGCACCCCGCTCCCGGAGAGCGCATCGAGCCACGGCAACACGCTGCCCGATGTCGTCACCCTGTTCCAGGGACCGATCGAAGACGAAGCGGATGGAGACCCGGAACAGATCGTCTTCGAGATCGGCGAGACGCTGATCCACGAGCTGGGGCACTACTTCGGGTTGAGCGAAGACGAGATCGAAGAGATCGAAGAACGCTACTGGCGCGGTGAAGGGTGA
- a CDS encoding ribonuclease J, giving the protein MTDAQPARAGDPALDVIPLGGLGEFGMNMMAIAYGDTCIVVDSGVLFPEPELLGVDLIIPDLSFLQQFHGRVAALVLTHGHEDHIGAVPHVAPLVDGPIYGTPFTLALVQNKLDEHGIEHAGRLQTIKPRQTVEVGPFRIEFLRVTHSMPDCVALAIHTPIGTIVHTGDFKIDQTPLDGEHVDFHRFAELGGAGVLALFADSTNIDRRGFTGSELDVIDAFEEILTGARGKVVVATFASSIYRMQILVDLAAKFRRKVAFVGRGVMENTAIAARLGLLTVPAGVQIRDAEVRNYAPEDVLCICTGSQDHVARRGAELVYDALKHIHVSGHGSEEALKLMLSLVRPKYFVPIHGEYRQLARHARVATDVSARIRVLLAQNGDVIRFTAADARIADKVAAGRVLIDGTGMGEVGDEVLRDRRHIAADGLLVPVLAIGQSGALENEPELITRGFVVDPKTEDLLREVPALLREAVETATVDERTDPGLIKEKVRVELQRFIRKRVGRRPLVLPVIMEI; this is encoded by the coding sequence ATGACTGACGCGCAGCCTGCTCGTGCGGGCGATCCGGCGCTGGACGTGATCCCCCTCGGGGGGCTCGGCGAGTTCGGCATGAACATGATGGCGATCGCCTATGGCGATACGTGCATCGTGGTCGATTCGGGGGTGCTTTTTCCCGAGCCCGAACTGCTGGGGGTCGATCTGATCATCCCGGATCTAAGCTTCCTCCAGCAGTTTCACGGCCGCGTGGCGGCGCTCGTGCTGACGCACGGCCACGAAGACCATATCGGCGCGGTGCCGCACGTGGCGCCGCTCGTGGACGGGCCGATCTACGGAACGCCGTTCACGCTCGCGCTCGTCCAGAACAAGCTCGACGAGCATGGGATCGAGCACGCCGGACGGCTGCAGACGATCAAGCCGCGCCAGACCGTGGAGGTGGGGCCGTTCCGGATCGAGTTCCTCCGCGTGACGCACAGCATGCCCGATTGCGTGGCGCTGGCGATTCACACGCCGATCGGCACGATCGTGCACACGGGGGATTTCAAGATTGACCAGACGCCGCTCGACGGGGAGCACGTGGACTTCCATCGTTTCGCGGAGCTGGGGGGCGCGGGCGTGCTGGCGCTCTTTGCCGACAGCACCAACATCGACCGGCGCGGCTTCACGGGCTCCGAACTCGATGTCATCGACGCCTTCGAGGAGATCCTCACGGGCGCCCGGGGCAAGGTCGTCGTCGCGACCTTCGCGTCGAGCATCTACCGGATGCAGATCCTGGTGGATCTGGCGGCGAAGTTCAGGCGGAAGGTCGCGTTCGTGGGGCGCGGCGTGATGGAAAACACGGCGATCGCGGCGCGCCTCGGGCTGCTGACTGTCCCCGCGGGCGTGCAGATCCGCGACGCGGAGGTGCGGAACTACGCTCCGGAAGACGTGCTCTGCATCTGCACCGGCTCGCAGGACCACGTGGCGCGGCGCGGCGCCGAGCTGGTGTACGACGCGCTGAAGCACATCCACGTGTCCGGCCACGGGAGCGAGGAAGCGCTGAAGCTGATGCTGTCGCTCGTGCGCCCGAAGTACTTCGTGCCGATCCACGGGGAGTACCGGCAGCTCGCGCGTCACGCCCGCGTCGCGACCGACGTGTCGGCGCGCATCCGCGTCCTGCTCGCGCAGAACGGCGACGTCATTCGCTTCACCGCCGCCGACGCGCGCATCGCGGACAAGGTGGCTGCCGGCCGCGTGCTGATCGACGGCACCGGCATGGGCGAGGTGGGCGACGAGGTGCTCCGCGACCGGCGGCACATCGCGGCCGATGGGTTGCTGGTGCCGGTGCTCGCGATCGGGCAGTCCGGCGCGCTCGAGAACGAGCCGGAGTTGATCACGCGTGGCTTCGTCGTGGATCCAAAGACCGAGGATCTGCTGCGGGAGGTTCCCGCGCTGCTCCGCGAGGCGGTCGAGACGGCGACGGTCGACGAACGGACCGACCCCGGCTTGATCAAGGAGAAGGTGCGGGTGGAGTTGCAGCGGTTCATCCGGAAGCGCGTCGGGCGCCGCCCGCTCGTCCTGCCGGTCATCATGGAGATCTGA